CCGAGGCTGCGGGCCGCGAGCAGCCCGACCCGCTCGGTCCACAGTTCCGCGCCGATCCGCGTGGCGCCGGCCTCGGCGGTGCGTACCGCGAGGTAGACCAGCGGGACCAGGGCCACGGCGACCGCGGCGGTCGAGGCCACCAGCAGCGCCGGGCGCGGGGCGAGCCGCCGCCACCGCCCGGGTACGCCGAAACGGGCCGGCCCGGGTCGGGCCGGCCCCGCGTCGGGGGTGGTGACGGTCATGTCAGGGGACGAGCCCGGAGTCCTTGATCAGGGTGATCGTGGCATCCAGGGTGTCCAGGTCGTTGAGGTCGATGTCGGGGCTGTCCAGGTCGGCCAGCGGCGGCACGCCGGCCGGGGCGGCGACGCCGCTCACCACCGGGTACTCGAACGTCTGCTCGGCGAAGTACTTCTGCGACTCCGGGTTGAGCAGGAAGTCGATGAAGGCCCGGGTGTCCGGGTCCTCGGCGGAGCGCTTGAGCACGCCCACGCCCGCGACGTTGACCAGCGCACCGGTGTCGCCGCCGGGGAAGAAATGCAGCTTCGCCTTGAGACCGTCCGGCGTGGTGCCCTTCTCCTTGGCGATCTCGCCGACGTAGTAGTGGTTGACCAGGCCGACCGGGATGGTGCCCTTGTCGACGTCCTCGACGATCTTGACGTTGTTGTCGCGGATCTGCGGCTCGTTGGCCTTCAGGCCGGCGAGGAAGTCCTTGGCCTTCTGGTCGCCGTGCTGCACCCGGATCGCGGTGACGAACGCCTGGAACGAGGCGTTGGTCGGGGCGATGCCGACCTTGC
This genomic interval from Micromonospora coxensis contains the following:
- a CDS encoding iron ABC transporter substrate-binding protein, with protein sequence MPVPARRSLAALTAAGLLSFGLVACGSGEDDAGDPGKPGDKTITVYSGRNENLVKPLLDRFTQQTGITVKTRYATTAQLAAQLLEEGDKSPADAFFAQDAGALGAVAKRDLFAPLPAADLEKVPQAYRARNGQWVGVSARSRTLAYNVDQVPAAELPKSVFELTDPKWKGKVGIAPTNASFQAFVTAIRVQHGDQKAKDFLAGLKANEPQIRDNNVKIVEDVDKGTIPVGLVNHYYVGEIAKEKGTTPDGLKAKLHFFPGGDTGALVNVAGVGVLKRSAEDPDTRAFIDFLLNPESQKYFAEQTFEYPVVSGVAAPAGVPPLADLDSPDIDLNDLDTLDATITLIKDSGLVP